The Saccharopolyspora gloriosae genome window below encodes:
- a CDS encoding MCE family protein: MVALATTALVLVSGCGFTGVSGLPLPGGADLGDKPYQVKVRFADVLDLVPNAGVRVNDVPVGRVSEIGLAPGSWDAEAVLQVNRDVKLPGNAIARLRQSSLLGEKYVELAVPPEPEAPQGKLINGDVIGIDRSGRNPEVEEVLGALSLLLNGGGVSQLQNITRELNNALEGREADARNLLGNLDELVAGLDAQRDDITRALDSVNRLSASLNEQRGNIDTALRDLEPGLRVLNDQRGQLVTMLQSLDKLSGVATNVVDQSQDDLVHNLQALQPTLAQLEAAGDDLPKSFEILLTYPFTDGAAQGIKGDYTNLYIDADLNLTNIIGNIGRARQPLIDLPGAPPLPLQPQAPQAPGTGGTDPTAPETSPAPKPDDEDGGLLDFLFGGDD, translated from the coding sequence ATCGTCGCCCTCGCCACCACCGCGCTGGTGCTGGTGAGCGGCTGCGGATTCACCGGAGTCTCCGGCTTACCGCTGCCCGGCGGCGCCGACCTCGGCGACAAGCCCTACCAGGTGAAGGTGCGCTTCGCTGACGTCCTGGACCTGGTGCCCAACGCCGGAGTGCGCGTCAACGACGTGCCCGTCGGCCGGGTCAGCGAGATCGGACTCGCCCCCGGCTCCTGGGACGCCGAAGCGGTCCTGCAGGTCAACCGCGACGTCAAGCTGCCGGGCAACGCCATCGCCCGGCTGCGCCAATCCAGCCTGCTCGGTGAGAAGTACGTCGAACTCGCCGTGCCGCCCGAACCCGAGGCGCCGCAGGGCAAGCTCATCAACGGCGACGTCATCGGCATCGACCGCAGCGGTCGCAACCCCGAGGTCGAAGAAGTCCTCGGTGCGCTGTCGCTGCTGCTCAACGGCGGTGGCGTGTCCCAGCTGCAGAACATCACCCGCGAGCTCAACAACGCGCTCGAAGGACGCGAAGCCGACGCCCGCAACCTGCTCGGCAACCTCGACGAACTCGTCGCCGGCCTGGACGCGCAGCGCGACGACATCACCCGCGCCCTCGACAGCGTCAACCGGCTCTCCGCGAGCCTCAACGAGCAACGCGGCAACATCGACACCGCGCTGCGCGACCTCGAACCCGGACTGCGCGTGCTCAACGACCAGCGCGGTCAGCTCGTGACGATGCTGCAGTCGCTGGACAAGCTCTCCGGGGTCGCCACCAACGTCGTCGACCAGAGCCAGGACGACCTGGTGCACAACCTGCAAGCCCTGCAACCGACGCTGGCGCAGCTGGAGGCGGCGGGCGACGACCTGCCGAAGTCCTTCGAGATCCTGCTGACCTACCCGTTCACCGACGGCGCGGCGCAAGGCATCAAGGGCGACTACACGAACCTCTACATCGACGCCGATCTCAACCTCACCAACATCATCGGCAACATCGGCCGCGCCCGGCAGCCGCTGATCGACCTGCCCGGAGCACCGCCGCTGCCGCTGCAACCGCAGGCGCCGCAGGCACCGGGAACGGGCGGCACCGATCCCACGGCACCCGAAACGTCTCCCGCCCCGAAGCCGGACGACGAAGACGGTGGGCTGCTCGACTTCCTGTTCGGAGGCGATGACTGA